A single window of Leptospira kanakyensis DNA harbors:
- a CDS encoding MotA/TolQ/ExbB proton channel family protein, with product MQDFVDLGEKIIFLVMLFASILAIAVFIERLIVYKRNFNKESESLLDSLTLLIRHRDLKGTEKLLESHPMENSYSRFIHFVLEREKENHKGLMELMEGKILKERLSLEERLPILNTLGNNAPFIGLLGTVLGVIKAFYGLGTLGNSGAEVVMRSISTALLATAAGLAVAIPVVIANNYFTRKMKLILGHLEILSKEIHASFVTSGKHNQSSSSTPNIHH from the coding sequence ATGCAAGATTTCGTAGACCTTGGGGAAAAGATCATATTCCTCGTTATGTTATTTGCGAGTATTCTCGCAATTGCCGTATTTATTGAAAGGTTGATTGTTTATAAACGTAATTTTAACAAAGAATCAGAGTCGCTTCTGGATTCACTCACTCTTCTCATCCGCCACAGAGACCTAAAAGGCACTGAGAAATTATTAGAGTCCCACCCCATGGAAAATTCCTATTCTAGGTTCATCCATTTTGTTTTAGAACGGGAAAAGGAAAATCACAAGGGACTTATGGAGCTCATGGAAGGAAAAATTCTCAAAGAACGTTTGAGTCTGGAAGAAAGACTTCCTATCTTAAACACTCTTGGAAATAACGCACCCTTCATTGGTCTTTTGGGAACGGTTCTTGGTGTGATCAAAGCTTTTTATGGACTGGGAACACTTGGTAATTCGGGAGCCGAAGTGGTGATGCGTAGTATCTCCACTGCCCTACTAGCAACTGCTGCGGGTTTAGCTGTTGCCATTCCTGTGGTGATTGCAAATAACTACTTCACTCGCAAAATGAAACTAATCCTTGGACATTTGGAAATCCTTTCCAAAGAAATCCATGCCAGTTTTGTCACGAGTGGAAAACACAACCAATCTTCCAGTTCGACACCTAACATTCATCACTGA
- a CDS encoding energy transducer TonB — translation MKSFTLSLQYKLRRFGLFRASLFASVGLHVFCYLIYFILTLPSNAAFQETSIEDMDVSFEEIPPELLGGTSSPAPVEKQEWVEGSNKEAEEKPDNSDLNPNQLSGNGTDKDGYLFSFNGDRPPTPIIDFDLKAYFPEAAKAANISQRTVIVMVQVDEHGVLQGVKVVSGRAGYGFDEAAIRIIQRARFSPGYDKGKPTRMAHRLPISFDLEED, via the coding sequence ATGAAATCATTTACATTATCTTTGCAATACAAACTGAGAAGGTTTGGACTTTTTCGAGCCAGTCTTTTTGCCTCAGTTGGGTTGCATGTATTTTGTTATTTGATATATTTTATACTCACACTGCCAAGTAATGCAGCCTTCCAAGAAACTTCGATAGAAGATATGGATGTTTCTTTTGAAGAAATTCCTCCAGAACTTTTGGGTGGGACTTCGAGCCCCGCTCCTGTTGAAAAACAAGAGTGGGTGGAAGGATCAAACAAAGAAGCGGAAGAAAAACCAGATAATTCTGATTTGAATCCCAACCAACTTTCTGGCAATGGAACCGATAAAGATGGGTATTTATTTTCCTTCAATGGAGATCGACCTCCCACTCCCATCATTGATTTTGATTTGAAAGCCTATTTTCCGGAAGCAGCAAAAGCAGCCAATATCAGTCAAAGGACTGTGATTGTGATGGTGCAAGTGGATGAACACGGTGTCCTCCAAGGTGTGAAAGTTGTTTCAGGAAGAGCGGGTTATGGATTTGATGAGGCTGCCATTCGCATCATCCAAAGAGCGCGGTTTTCTCCCGGATATGACAAAGGAAAACCAACAAGGATGGCACATAGACTCCCGATCAGTTTTGATTTAGAAGAGGATTGA
- a CDS encoding fibronectin type III domain-containing protein, whose translation MLRKTKHRIAIGTIFILVSIMIAGFQSKPITGKTESKSSARKPGLIPDPFELYQSIPPFRSELVSSDLPTSFDFTSEFPTPADQGTYKDNVGYTVGYGLISYLEAKKKGIRNLSSLGPTSANGQKQLYSPNFIYNQLNSGKDQAVSLLDGLVLAESRGSVTLQQMNESSSSFRTRPKADIVEVGRKARLHRIYRIEPHDLTSIKLALAEKRPVLIGYLVYENFRDPKPDSVFETGAGEILGAQSLVILGFNDKKKAFKVWNSWGTTWGYQGYLWISYDTFPMYTKSAYVADSETENELLTQNKLNDALESLEYGEHNLFPPKEVFASRGDFSDRIRISWSREKRAIGYEVYRKRKIDNKYQLVGLSKQAFFEDFGIQKNVAYNYRVASLDENFLSKASLDSNDGYAVEPTKPAGILPVTNLHAVVAPTNDRILLEWDPQPISTTYAVYKWNPTARIFRFLGKTEKTTYIDLKASRNGDSEIYQVTPERNQLIGESSYYVSAHLDPSEVLKPRPKNLTASKGLYAGATILQWEGSPSAVSYHIFRKTNGGWKQIAKTTDLQFKDDNSNEKESFYAVASEFEGELFSLPSEPDIGYPSLVAGRSLGIKSPELNVSENRKTSEFIFTWNVIPKVTSYKIYMRKKNDSEWSLVKETSDTNFKLQNLTKNQFYFFAIQSVSKGIGESLFSKPVTSVISDTVVDLKKVKTFGESAIQKFIGPWTAMYWDGKNKVKPVRLSIEAEDVEGNIIMKWNENEIFRGKNIVDSDLLEEKGKWKIKLSPNYESLSGEFEDKVLVPEKSQLSFIRE comes from the coding sequence ATGTTACGGAAAACCAAACATCGAATTGCGATTGGAACCATTTTTATCTTGGTTTCTATTATGATCGCTGGATTCCAATCTAAACCCATAACCGGAAAAACAGAATCCAAATCCTCTGCTAGAAAACCAGGCCTTATCCCCGATCCATTTGAATTATACCAAAGTATTCCACCGTTTCGCTCCGAACTGGTAAGTTCTGATTTACCTACTAGTTTTGATTTTACTTCAGAATTTCCAACTCCCGCAGACCAAGGCACTTACAAAGATAATGTTGGTTATACAGTAGGTTATGGACTTATATCCTATTTAGAGGCGAAAAAAAAAGGGATCCGTAATCTTTCCTCATTAGGGCCGACTTCCGCGAATGGCCAAAAACAATTGTACTCTCCTAATTTTATTTATAACCAATTAAATAGTGGAAAAGACCAAGCAGTTTCCCTTTTGGATGGTCTGGTGCTCGCTGAAAGCAGAGGTTCTGTTACTTTACAACAAATGAACGAATCCTCTTCTAGTTTTAGAACTAGGCCAAAAGCAGACATCGTTGAAGTAGGACGAAAAGCCAGACTTCATAGGATTTACCGAATTGAACCACATGATCTAACTTCCATCAAACTAGCATTAGCCGAAAAAAGACCAGTTCTCATTGGATATTTAGTTTATGAAAATTTTAGAGATCCAAAACCAGATTCCGTTTTTGAAACGGGAGCCGGTGAAATTTTAGGTGCTCAGTCTTTGGTGATTCTCGGTTTTAACGATAAAAAGAAAGCATTTAAAGTTTGGAATTCCTGGGGTACCACTTGGGGTTACCAAGGGTATTTATGGATATCATACGACACTTTCCCCATGTATACAAAATCAGCCTATGTTGCTGATTCAGAAACGGAAAACGAACTCCTAACACAGAATAAACTAAACGATGCATTAGAATCTTTGGAATACGGAGAACACAACCTTTTCCCGCCAAAGGAGGTTTTTGCTTCTCGGGGTGATTTTTCGGATCGGATTCGAATCAGCTGGTCTAGAGAAAAACGTGCCATTGGGTACGAAGTGTACAGGAAACGTAAAATCGATAATAAATACCAACTGGTTGGACTTTCTAAACAGGCTTTTTTTGAAGACTTTGGAATTCAAAAGAATGTTGCATATAATTATCGTGTGGCAAGTTTAGATGAAAACTTTTTGTCAAAGGCATCCCTTGATTCAAATGATGGTTATGCAGTTGAACCAACAAAACCTGCGGGAATTTTGCCTGTAACAAATCTTCATGCTGTTGTTGCACCAACCAACGATCGAATTTTATTGGAATGGGATCCACAGCCGATCTCCACAACTTATGCTGTTTATAAATGGAATCCCACAGCGAGGATTTTCCGATTTTTAGGTAAAACTGAAAAAACAACCTATATTGATTTAAAAGCCAGCCGAAATGGTGACAGCGAAATTTACCAAGTCACTCCAGAAAGAAACCAACTCATTGGTGAATCTAGTTATTATGTTTCGGCCCATTTGGATCCTTCTGAAGTTTTAAAACCGAGACCAAAAAATCTAACGGCTTCGAAGGGACTTTATGCGGGGGCTACCATTTTACAATGGGAAGGTTCTCCGAGTGCTGTCTCCTACCACATCTTTCGGAAAACCAATGGGGGCTGGAAACAAATTGCAAAAACAACTGACCTTCAATTCAAAGACGATAACTCTAATGAAAAAGAATCGTTTTATGCAGTGGCTTCTGAATTTGAAGGAGAATTGTTTAGCCTTCCCTCGGAACCAGATATTGGATATCCTTCTCTCGTAGCAGGAAGGTCGTTAGGAATCAAATCTCCAGAACTGAATGTATCAGAAAACCGAAAGACAAGCGAATTTATATTCACTTGGAATGTGATCCCCAAAGTAACATCATACAAAATTTACATGCGTAAAAAAAATGATTCTGAGTGGAGTCTTGTCAAAGAAACATCTGATACAAATTTCAAATTACAGAACCTAACAAAAAACCAATTTTATTTTTTTGCCATCCAATCCGTTTCTAAAGGAATTGGTGAAAGTTTATTTTCGAAACCAGTGACATCTGTCATTTCAGATACAGTAGTGGATTTAAAAAAAGTAAAAACTTTTGGCGAATCCGCCATACAGAAGTTTATTGGTCCTTGGACAGCAATGTATTGGGACGGAAAAAATAAAGTAAAACCAGTTCGTTTGTCCATTGAAGCAGAAGATGTAGAAGGAAACATCATCATGAAGTGGAATGAAAATGAAATATTCAGAGGCAAAAATATCGTGGATTCCGATCTTCTCGAAGAAAAAGGGAAATGGAAAATCAAACTTTCACCTAACTATGAATCCTTATCAGGTGAATTTGAAGATAAAGTATTAGTTCCGGAGAAAAGCCAACTTTCTTTTATTCGCGAATGA
- a CDS encoding acyl-CoA thioesterase, whose protein sequence is MPHTTEIPILWSHMDANGHVNNGVYQSYFDEARIQALEKEGFSIQEMREKKVGPVMVKAELSYHKPLHHPDSVRIETGFRDMSKIKGKVIQNMFRVSDGALVCAAIFSALFFDFEKNRPWKLPDTFLEKFKAEEKQKA, encoded by the coding sequence ATGCCCCACACCACCGAAATCCCCATCCTCTGGTCGCACATGGACGCCAATGGCCATGTCAATAACGGCGTATACCAATCCTATTTTGACGAAGCCCGAATCCAAGCCCTCGAAAAGGAAGGGTTCTCCATCCAGGAAATGCGTGAAAAAAAAGTAGGCCCAGTGATGGTAAAGGCTGAGTTATCTTACCACAAACCGCTCCACCATCCGGACTCCGTACGCATTGAGACAGGATTTAGAGATATGTCGAAAATCAAGGGTAAGGTCATTCAAAACATGTTTCGTGTTTCTGATGGAGCTCTTGTTTGCGCGGCAATATTTTCGGCTCTGTTCTTTGATTTTGAAAAGAACAGGCCTTGGAAACTTCCAGATACATTTTTAGAGAAGTTTAAAGCAGAGGAGAAACAAAAAGCATAA
- a CDS encoding TetR/AcrR family transcriptional regulator, with the protein MKGSPRHRILEIAKKRFYQQGYYHTGINQLIRESGTAKASFYDHFPSKRDLGIRVIQAYGADVLVWFRQILRESPTPDDFIAQLSQAVLIQMNEDGSYYQGCPIAIFSCQFPVGEQPFSDEFKSIAFRWESLFAMYIARWQSSGLLEEKLDPMEIARDLINLYEGALINWRISLNEVYIKRMLAQMKQTFDLGTKK; encoded by the coding sequence ATGAAAGGATCCCCACGGCACCGTATCCTCGAAATCGCCAAAAAACGATTCTACCAACAAGGATACTACCACACCGGCATCAACCAACTCATACGTGAATCGGGTACTGCCAAAGCCTCCTTCTACGACCATTTCCCATCCAAACGGGATTTAGGCATCCGAGTCATCCAAGCGTACGGCGCCGATGTTCTGGTTTGGTTTCGCCAAATCCTGAGGGAATCACCTACGCCTGATGATTTCATAGCACAACTTTCTCAAGCGGTTCTAATCCAAATGAATGAGGATGGTTCTTATTACCAAGGTTGCCCTATCGCTATTTTTTCTTGTCAATTCCCGGTCGGCGAACAACCATTTAGCGACGAATTCAAATCAATAGCATTCCGATGGGAATCACTTTTTGCAATGTATATTGCAAGATGGCAATCAAGTGGTTTGTTAGAAGAAAAATTAGATCCTATGGAAATCGCGAGAGACTTGATAAATCTTTACGAAGGGGCTCTCATCAACTGGAGGATTTCTTTGAATGAGGTATATATAAAACGAATGTTAGCTCAGATGAAACAAACTTTTGATCTTGGGACTAAAAAATAG
- a CDS encoding LA_0364 family Cys-rich lipoprotein, producing the protein MKLLIVFSSLFLFVQCGSPFSFRSACYERNKCSTIEGDCFLRNDAFYKISTNSPEYSNIDLSAIVGSCLGLEKTCRKNCESGTIF; encoded by the coding sequence ATGAAATTACTAATTGTTTTTAGTTCATTATTTTTGTTTGTCCAATGTGGGTCACCGTTTTCATTTCGTTCTGCCTGTTATGAGCGTAACAAATGTTCAACGATCGAAGGAGATTGTTTTTTACGTAATGATGCGTTTTATAAAATTTCCACGAATAGTCCTGAATATAGTAATATTGATTTGTCTGCCATTGTGGGAAGTTGTTTGGGATTAGAAAAAACTTGTCGCAAAAACTGTGAAAGTGGGACTATTTTTTAG
- a CDS encoding UTP--glucose-1-phosphate uridylyltransferase, whose translation MDKQKSDQLIRDTMKAAGLTDAFITDFITKVDAVRNGETGIVNWEEVGDLDPKADEISLEAIHSAYPTDLGLLSKLVVIKLNGGLGTSMGLDKAKSLIPIKDSMSFLAVMAKQIEIIRSEYGIDVPLLFMDSYNTQEDSQKELEKNGFKQKQRTSFLQNKVPRLDAKTYAPIQNKNDKENWCPPGHGDIYFTMVQEGILDELLSAGFEIAFLSNGDNLGATVDPHIVSYLLKEDIHFAMEMTPKTLADKKGGAIYRKTVGGKFIKYELLETAQVPKEHENEFSGLGKFRTFSTNNLWINLRALKERFSKGNFSLSLIVNPKQVDGRSVIQLETAMGSAVGNFPKFKGIIIPRDRFAPVKKTEDYLIRRSDAYILNSDYSLTMTKERKTSGLGEILVQLDETYYKKIHQFDSLFLEYPSLLYCEELVVVGEVLFDVPITIKGKVKFENQSGGLKKISSLGRTGFENETVSL comes from the coding sequence ATGGACAAACAGAAATCGGACCAACTCATCAGAGATACTATGAAGGCCGCAGGTCTTACGGATGCATTCATCACCGATTTTATTACCAAAGTAGATGCAGTGAGAAATGGTGAAACAGGGATTGTCAATTGGGAAGAAGTTGGCGATTTAGATCCCAAAGCCGATGAAATTTCATTAGAGGCCATTCACTCCGCTTATCCTACTGACCTGGGTTTGTTATCCAAACTCGTGGTAATCAAACTGAATGGAGGACTTGGAACTAGTATGGGACTCGACAAAGCAAAGTCCCTCATCCCCATCAAAGATTCGATGTCCTTTCTCGCAGTGATGGCAAAACAAATAGAAATCATCCGTTCCGAATATGGGATCGATGTCCCTTTACTTTTTATGGATTCTTATAACACACAAGAAGATTCACAAAAAGAATTGGAAAAGAATGGATTCAAACAAAAACAACGTACTAGTTTTTTACAAAATAAGGTTCCAAGGTTAGATGCAAAAACCTATGCGCCCATTCAAAATAAAAATGACAAAGAAAACTGGTGCCCGCCGGGACATGGTGATATCTATTTTACAATGGTGCAAGAAGGGATTTTGGATGAATTACTTTCTGCGGGATTTGAAATTGCTTTTCTATCGAATGGAGATAATTTAGGGGCCACCGTTGATCCACATATTGTGAGTTATCTTTTAAAAGAAGATATTCATTTTGCAATGGAGATGACTCCAAAAACTCTCGCAGATAAAAAAGGCGGAGCTATTTATCGTAAAACGGTTGGTGGTAAGTTTATCAAGTATGAACTTTTAGAAACTGCACAAGTTCCTAAAGAACATGAGAATGAATTCAGCGGCCTCGGAAAATTTAGAACTTTTTCCACCAACAATCTTTGGATCAATCTTCGTGCCTTAAAAGAAAGATTTAGTAAAGGGAACTTTTCTTTATCTCTCATTGTGAATCCCAAACAAGTGGATGGAAGGTCTGTCATCCAGTTGGAAACCGCAATGGGAAGTGCAGTGGGAAATTTTCCTAAATTCAAAGGGATTATTATACCTAGAGATCGGTTTGCCCCTGTGAAAAAAACTGAGGATTATTTGATACGCCGTTCAGATGCTTATATTCTCAACTCTGACTATTCGCTCACAATGACAAAGGAAAGAAAAACTTCCGGCCTTGGTGAAATTTTGGTACAATTGGATGAGACTTATTATAAAAAAATTCATCAGTTTGATTCTTTATTTTTGGAATACCCATCTCTTCTTTATTGTGAAGAGTTGGTTGTGGTTGGGGAAGTTCTATTTGATGTTCCCATTACAATCAAAGGTAAAGTAAAATTCGAAAACCAATCGGGTGGATTAAAGAAAATCTCTTCTCTTGGCAGAACGGGATTTGAAAACGAAACCGTTTCGTTATGA
- a CDS encoding esterase/lipase family protein, which yields MFRFIEYLERFWALLSFYLPSHLFVENNKDKNILIVPGFLAGRSYYSRLKSNLDNLGFKVGILSTLRDPVSLEEAVQYLANQILTAPNEVTLIAHNTGGLLVLILPDEARRKVKRLITLGTPFHGSDRFTNTRQSYWGYESDWVKTNYKNALFFPLFQPLSAIEDFSFPPQESTEFGQGRDLWFDIPGNYNLVRRNENIRTLREFLGTPKDSIAIHSSPKANPEFAVPKKIEVDFSKYEPSVYKKNQKQLAVKKKSAVKKAKPAQKSKPVAKPKAKKKAKKR from the coding sequence ATGTTTCGATTCATAGAATATCTGGAACGTTTTTGGGCGTTATTGTCGTTTTATCTTCCAAGCCATTTGTTTGTGGAGAATAATAAGGATAAAAACATATTGATCGTTCCTGGATTTCTCGCCGGACGTTCCTACTATTCTAGACTCAAATCCAATTTGGACAACTTGGGATTCAAAGTGGGGATTCTTTCCACCTTACGTGATCCCGTTTCTTTGGAAGAAGCGGTTCAGTATCTTGCGAACCAAATCCTCACAGCACCTAACGAAGTCACTTTGATTGCTCACAACACCGGTGGCCTTCTCGTTTTGATTTTGCCAGATGAAGCCAGACGAAAGGTAAAAAGACTCATCACTCTTGGCACTCCTTTTCATGGTTCGGACAGGTTTACCAATACAAGGCAATCCTATTGGGGTTACGAATCAGACTGGGTCAAAACAAATTACAAAAATGCACTCTTCTTTCCCCTCTTCCAACCTCTCTCTGCCATTGAGGATTTTTCCTTTCCTCCGCAAGAGAGTACTGAGTTTGGTCAAGGTCGTGACCTATGGTTTGATATACCAGGAAACTATAACTTAGTCAGAAGGAATGAAAACATTCGGACTTTACGAGAATTTTTAGGAACACCAAAAGATAGCATTGCAATTCATTCTTCGCCGAAAGCAAACCCGGAGTTTGCCGTTCCCAAAAAGATTGAAGTGGATTTTTCTAAGTATGAACCTTCCGTTTATAAGAAGAACCAAAAACAATTGGCGGTGAAAAAGAAATCTGCGGTTAAAAAAGCCAAGCCGGCACAAAAATCAAAACCTGTCGCAAAACCAAAAGCCAAAAAAAAGGCGAAAAAACGTTAG
- a CDS encoding four-helix bundle copper-binding protein → MNRKELLQKAGMAVAVSGILSTLSAEDHDHSTMTMPSAGKSKYSKAMMAAMHCQLSAEVCLSHCLTELGKGDKSLAACATSTREVISLCESFVKLASQSSVYTKKLANLCIEVCEACAKECDKHAAHHTVCKECRDSCLACVKELKKV, encoded by the coding sequence ATGAATCGCAAAGAATTATTACAAAAAGCAGGGATGGCAGTAGCCGTTTCCGGAATTTTATCTACACTTTCCGCAGAAGACCATGACCATTCCACGATGACAATGCCATCGGCCGGGAAATCTAAATATTCCAAAGCAATGATGGCAGCGATGCATTGCCAACTTTCTGCTGAGGTTTGCCTCAGCCATTGTCTTACGGAATTAGGAAAGGGAGATAAGTCGCTTGCTGCTTGTGCGACAAGTACTCGGGAAGTCATCAGTTTGTGTGAATCCTTTGTGAAGCTAGCAAGTCAGTCTTCGGTTTATACTAAAAAGTTAGCAAACCTTTGTATTGAGGTTTGTGAAGCTTGTGCTAAGGAATGTGATAAACATGCAGCTCATCACACTGTCTGTAAAGAGTGTCGCGATAGTTGCCTTGCTTGTGTCAAAGAGTTAAAGAAAGTTTAA
- a CDS encoding TraB/GumN family protein: MRSIKKTSPARKSTKKGFKTTEPYLFQTIGKTEVHILGTAHVSKQSVDEVEKMIQILKPDVICVELCESRMKSVEDPDYLKKLDIFKVFKERKMWLLLSSLILSSFQKKIGNKDIKPGDEMRKAITMGRSLKKPVVPVDREIQTTLKRSWGNVGFFSKMYLFSALLASLLVREDVSDDKIEEMKSDDVLKDLFSQIPKKYESVKHVIIDERDVYLAEKIRQSTEGKSVKKVLAVVGAGHLAGIERNIQTKNDLAVLDEVPKRKWWDNISIILYPTFFAGLIGYTTWSQGGEAGMDLFSKLIYIKGGLAALGALIAWAHPISILLAFITAPIGTFVPIFKAGWVSALSESYLRKPLVEDFEHIADDSESVAGFWKNRVLHIFLVFFLPQFGSTIGTFIVAGKGLKNLF; encoded by the coding sequence ATGCGTTCAATCAAAAAAACAAGTCCTGCCAGAAAATCTACCAAAAAAGGTTTCAAAACAACGGAACCTTACCTCTTCCAAACCATTGGAAAAACGGAAGTCCACATCCTTGGAACTGCACATGTTTCCAAACAAAGTGTAGATGAAGTCGAAAAAATGATCCAAATATTAAAACCTGATGTCATTTGTGTTGAGTTATGTGAATCGCGAATGAAGTCGGTAGAGGATCCCGATTATTTAAAAAAATTAGATATATTCAAAGTATTTAAAGAAAGAAAGATGTGGTTGTTATTATCGAGCCTCATCCTTTCTTCTTTTCAGAAAAAAATCGGCAATAAAGACATCAAACCTGGGGATGAAATGCGTAAGGCAATCACAATGGGTCGATCCTTAAAAAAACCCGTAGTGCCCGTCGATCGCGAAATCCAAACCACCCTCAAAAGGTCTTGGGGGAACGTAGGATTTTTTTCTAAAATGTATCTCTTCAGTGCTTTACTTGCATCACTGCTCGTTCGTGAAGATGTATCCGATGATAAAATTGAAGAGATGAAGTCGGATGATGTTTTAAAAGATCTATTTTCACAGATCCCTAAAAAATATGAATCTGTCAAACATGTCATCATTGATGAAAGAGATGTATACCTTGCAGAAAAAATCCGCCAGTCGACAGAAGGAAAGTCTGTTAAAAAAGTTTTGGCGGTCGTAGGTGCCGGTCACTTGGCAGGAATCGAAAGAAATATCCAAACAAAAAACGACTTAGCAGTGTTAGATGAAGTTCCAAAACGCAAATGGTGGGACAATATTAGTATCATTCTATATCCTACATTTTTTGCAGGTCTGATTGGTTATACTACTTGGAGCCAAGGTGGGGAAGCCGGTATGGATTTGTTTTCCAAACTGATTTATATCAAAGGTGGTCTTGCGGCCCTCGGTGCACTCATTGCTTGGGCTCATCCCATTTCGATTTTACTTGCATTCATCACGGCTCCGATTGGAACTTTTGTTCCAATTTTCAAAGCTGGATGGGTGAGTGCTCTTTCGGAATCATATCTTCGCAAACCTCTCGTAGAAGATTTCGAACATATTGCCGATGATTCAGAATCAGTTGCTGGATTTTGGAAAAACCGTGTCCTTCATATTTTCCTCGTTTTTTTTCTCCCACAATTTGGATCAACCATTGGAACCTTTATTGTTGCAGGAAAAGGCTTGAAGAATTTATTTTAA
- a CDS encoding chemotaxis protein CheD, whose protein sequence is MSIKSKIINVGIADIKVGKDTDVLRTTLGSCIGIVLYDPDQKVGAISHIMLAKDPTGKDASKFPHKYGETALPILIEMMKQQGSNIGQYSCRMFGGASMFKGINSQFLQNIGEQNIAIVKKFMEEKKIPVIVEDVAGNEGRTISLYCDDGRVLLKKAGMEKYLYKVR, encoded by the coding sequence ATGTCTATAAAATCCAAAATCATCAATGTGGGAATTGCCGACATCAAAGTCGGAAAAGATACGGACGTGCTCCGAACTACATTGGGTTCGTGCATAGGAATCGTTTTGTATGATCCGGATCAGAAAGTGGGTGCCATTTCCCACATCATGCTTGCCAAAGATCCTACAGGCAAGGATGCATCCAAGTTCCCACACAAGTATGGGGAAACAGCCCTACCCATCCTCATTGAGATGATGAAACAACAAGGATCCAACATCGGCCAGTATTCTTGCCGGATGTTTGGAGGAGCCTCCATGTTTAAGGGAATCAACTCCCAGTTTTTACAAAACATCGGGGAACAGAACATTGCCATTGTTAAAAAATTCATGGAAGAGAAGAAAATTCCCGTCATAGTAGAAGATGTGGCGGGAAATGAAGGGCGGACCATCAGTCTTTACTGTGACGACGGGCGTGTGTTGTTAAAAAAAGCTGGTATGGAAAAATACCTTTATAAGGTGCGTTAG
- a CDS encoding HDOD domain-containing protein, with product MLKSKVDEVLQDVNKLPAISSVVSKVLEKLQKPDVNIADLAQEISKDPAITANVIKLSNSAYYRASKPIRTVQEALMTLGIKTVKEIVLLTAAKGILSQDLNSYQLEAAQLWTSSLLVAELSSKIVQHKKLKIDKDLAFTSGLLCSVGKIVLAQFFSPVMMQIKTDLKDNQEPFPILEKKYFGYTHMEVSENLLKRWNFPQELTDVVANYLTPEDSKSNPLLTSVVHIASILIVVSGIGIDIGGESVPISPFALNQTGVTEADIETYFVHIPDLQAGLADLLNV from the coding sequence ATGCTAAAATCAAAGGTTGATGAAGTATTACAAGACGTAAATAAACTGCCTGCCATTTCGTCGGTTGTGTCCAAGGTATTGGAAAAACTCCAAAAACCAGATGTCAATATTGCTGACCTTGCACAGGAAATTTCGAAAGACCCGGCCATCACGGCAAACGTAATTAAACTTTCTAACTCTGCCTATTACAGAGCCTCCAAACCCATTCGTACGGTGCAAGAAGCTCTGATGACTCTTGGAATCAAAACAGTCAAAGAAATTGTCCTTCTGACAGCGGCCAAAGGAATCCTTTCCCAGGATCTTAACAGTTACCAACTAGAAGCTGCTCAACTTTGGACTTCTTCCTTACTAGTAGCCGAACTTTCTAGTAAAATCGTCCAACATAAAAAACTAAAAATTGATAAGGATCTTGCCTTCACTTCTGGATTACTTTGTAGTGTTGGTAAAATTGTTCTCGCTCAGTTCTTTAGTCCAGTAATGATGCAAATCAAAACGGATCTAAAAGACAACCAAGAGCCCTTTCCCATACTCGAAAAAAAGTATTTCGGATACACGCATATGGAAGTGTCCGAGAATCTTTTGAAACGTTGGAATTTTCCGCAGGAACTCACCGACGTTGTGGCAAATTACCTAACACCAGAAGATTCCAAAAGTAACCCACTCCTTACCTCCGTGGTTCATATTGCGAGCATTCTCATCGTAGTTTCCGGAATTGGCATCGATATTGGGGGTGAATCCGTTCCTATTTCTCCTTTTGCCCTCAACCAAACAGGTGTTACAGAAGCAGATATAGAAACCTATTTTGTTCACATTCCGGACTTACAAGCCGGACTTGCTGATTTATTAAACGTATAA